The following proteins are encoded in a genomic region of Thiomicrospira sp. R3:
- a CDS encoding flagellar hook capping FlgD N-terminal domain-containing protein, which translates to MNVLPNSQLKTETLQQQGNPGAFAPSQALGQKDFLMLLTTQMMNQDPTKPMDPTAFVSDLTQMSQLEATAQLNQSVMAMTAGFQNLQVMQASSMIGKNVVAKGEVFSHQAGEASTIRLNTTEPLKDARLVITNSAGVVKELSYPSLARGDTTVSWDGKNTAGLDVSSGEYRLVAFGYSAEGDIKSVSSYVGTSVRSVSVEPDGSMMLTLATGERVKMNAVREIS; encoded by the coding sequence ATGAATGTACTGCCTAACAGCCAGTTAAAAACAGAGACATTGCAACAACAGGGTAATCCGGGTGCGTTTGCTCCGAGTCAAGCACTAGGGCAAAAAGATTTTTTGATGCTCTTAACCACTCAAATGATGAACCAGGATCCAACTAAGCCGATGGATCCAACGGCTTTTGTTAGTGACCTAACCCAGATGAGTCAGCTGGAAGCAACTGCGCAATTAAACCAGTCCGTTATGGCCATGACAGCAGGCTTTCAGAATTTGCAGGTGATGCAAGCCTCTAGCATGATTGGTAAAAATGTGGTAGCGAAAGGCGAAGTGTTTTCCCACCAAGCGGGTGAAGCATCGACCATTCGCTTGAATACCACTGAGCCTTTAAAAGATGCCAGGTTGGTCATCACTAACTCAGCCGGTGTTGTAAAGGAATTAAGTTATCCCAGTCTTGCTCGTGGTGATACTACTGTCAGTTGGGATGGTAAAAACACCGCTGGTTTGGATGTGAGTTCGGGCGAATATCGCTTGGTTGCTTTTGGTTACAGCGCAGAGGGTGATATTAAATCAGTTAGTAGTTATGTAGGCACTTCTGTTAGAAGTGTTTCGGTTGAGCCAGACGGCAGCATGATGCTGACCTTGGCGACCGGTGAGCGCGTCAAAATGAATGCGGTTCGAGAAATAAGTTAA
- the flgC gene encoding flagellar basal body rod protein FlgC produces MSLFNIMDISGTGMHVQTIRLNTVASNMANVDSISSNAQETYRSKQPVFQTILDQRTGEPRNGVRVKEIVESQAPLKMEYSPNHPMANDEGYIFRPNVNVVEEMANMMSASQTFQTNVEVMNTSKQLLLRTIQLGKG; encoded by the coding sequence GTGTCTTTATTTAATATTATGGATATCTCCGGAACGGGTATGCATGTTCAGACGATTCGGCTTAATACAGTTGCATCGAATATGGCCAATGTGGATAGCATCAGTTCTAATGCACAGGAAACCTATCGCTCAAAACAGCCTGTGTTCCAAACTATTTTAGATCAACGTACCGGCGAGCCTAGAAACGGGGTTCGTGTTAAAGAGATTGTTGAGAGTCAAGCACCGTTAAAAATGGAATACAGCCCTAATCACCCTATGGCAAATGACGAGGGTTATATTTTTAGGCCTAATGTTAATGTGGTTGAAGAAATGGCAAATATGATGTCGGCCTCACAAACTTTTCAAACCAATGTTGAGGTAATGAACACCTCAAAGCAATTGCTTTTAAGAACGATACAGCTTGGTAAAGGCTAA